One genomic window of Rhinolophus ferrumequinum isolate MPI-CBG mRhiFer1 chromosome 23, mRhiFer1_v1.p, whole genome shotgun sequence includes the following:
- the SMIM26 gene encoding small integral membrane protein 26, producing MRPDQATIWYRRMSAVYALGTWTLLGSLVFFGRKQSKPAGGELEEKDASISEIIEPPKGFYVETIVTYKEDFVPITDKIINYLKSWTGGPGPES from the exons ATGCGTCCTGACCAGGCTACGATTTGGTACCGGCGAATGTCCGCGGTCTACGCATTGGGCACCTGGACCCTTTTGGGCTCTTTGGTTTTCTTCGGCCGGAAACAGAGCAAGCCAGCAG gtggtgAATTAGAGGAAAAGGATGCCTCAATAAGTGAAATAATTGAGCCTCCAAAAGGGTTTTATGTGGAAACGATTGTCACGTATAAAGAAGATTTTGTTCCAATTACTGACAAGATCATCAACTATTTAAAATCATGGACTGGTGGTCCTGGACCAGAATCATGA